One Staphylococcus simiae genomic region harbors:
- the hutG gene encoding formimidoylglutamase, translating into MYKLAEPNLWTGRLDSETDRRQFRHFQTVKFEDLTQVTKSKQPNGVGMLGYAVDKGVELNKGRVGAKEGPNAIKQAFAGLPDLNQCETFVDYGNVEHTHERLIDTQKEFAELASKSINNHKQTFLLGGGHDIAYAQYLALRKVYPEQSIGIINIDAHFDTRDEEESTSGTSFRQILEEDDNTDYMALGISQGGNTQSLFDYAKEKDIKYVFSDELLHHVSPPIKDMIERFIHDHDVIMLTICMDVIDSAFAPGVSAPAVLGLYPHIVFELAKRIVPSDKVTSISIAEMNPTYDTDNRTAKLIANLVHHFLK; encoded by the coding sequence GTGTACAAGCTTGCTGAACCAAATTTATGGACAGGGCGTTTAGATAGTGAAACTGATCGTAGGCAATTTAGACACTTCCAAACAGTAAAATTTGAAGACTTAACTCAAGTTACTAAGTCTAAACAACCTAATGGCGTTGGAATGTTAGGTTATGCTGTAGATAAAGGTGTTGAACTTAATAAAGGACGTGTAGGTGCTAAAGAAGGACCCAACGCTATTAAACAAGCTTTTGCAGGATTACCTGATTTAAATCAATGTGAAACCTTTGTCGATTATGGCAATGTTGAACATACTCATGAGCGATTAATTGATACACAAAAAGAATTTGCTGAACTAGCATCAAAGTCAATTAATAATCATAAACAAACGTTTCTCTTAGGTGGTGGACACGACATTGCCTATGCACAGTATTTAGCTTTACGAAAAGTATATCCTGAACAATCAATTGGTATTATCAATATTGACGCGCATTTTGATACACGAGATGAAGAAGAATCAACATCAGGAACAAGTTTTAGACAAATATTAGAAGAAGATGATAATACTGATTATATGGCGCTTGGTATTTCTCAAGGTGGCAATACACAAAGTTTATTTGATTATGCAAAAGAAAAAGATATTAAATATGTATTTTCAGATGAATTATTGCATCATGTGTCACCACCAATTAAGGATATGATTGAACGTTTTATTCATGATCATGATGTGATTATGTTAACAATATGTATGGATGTCATAGATAGTGCCTTTGCCCCAGGTGTGAGTGCACCAGCTGTGTTAGGATTATATCCACATATCGTATTCGAATTAGCAAAACGTATTGTTCCAAGTGATAAAGTGACATCTATAAGCATAGCGGAAATGAATCCAACATATGATACAGATAATAGAACCGCTAAACTAATTGCTAACCTCGTACACCACTTTTTAAAGTAG
- a CDS encoding amidohydrolase: MTEYNQLVEWRRYFHQHPELSNEEVNTTAKLQQILEEHDINILETPLKTGLVAEIGQGDQCIAIRSDIDALPINELVNHDFKSDKSDVMHACGHDIHMASVLGTALQLKAIEEQLNGRVKIIFQAAEELGYGALEVVNTGVVDDVSAVLGFHNYPSLNVGEFAIKSGVITSAVDRFEFNIQGVGGHAAKPEQSNDPVIVLGQLINSIQSIVSRNISAFDEAVVTIGQVTSGSTWNVIADQAYVQGTVRTFDANVRDLIEQRLQDIAQGLTAMFNATVTLNYTKLPGAVINDQQLTDTAIKVAQEVGYNVNVMEEPLTIGEDFSGFSQQIPGVFAFIGSNSNYDLHHPQYDPDEKILKKVPSYFVNLVKQLLA, encoded by the coding sequence ATGACAGAATATAATCAATTAGTAGAATGGCGTCGATATTTTCATCAACATCCAGAACTTTCAAATGAAGAGGTTAACACGACTGCAAAATTACAACAAATTCTTGAAGAACATGATATTAACATTTTAGAGACACCTTTAAAAACGGGTTTAGTAGCGGAAATAGGACAAGGAGATCAATGTATCGCAATTAGAAGTGATATCGATGCGTTGCCTATTAACGAATTAGTTAATCATGATTTTAAATCTGACAAGTCAGATGTTATGCATGCTTGTGGACATGATATTCATATGGCGAGTGTATTAGGTACGGCATTGCAATTGAAAGCAATAGAAGAGCAGTTAAATGGACGTGTTAAAATTATTTTTCAAGCTGCTGAAGAATTAGGTTATGGTGCTTTGGAAGTCGTTAATACAGGGGTAGTTGATGATGTATCAGCAGTGTTAGGATTTCATAATTATCCGTCACTCAATGTTGGTGAATTTGCTATTAAATCTGGTGTTATTACTTCTGCCGTGGACCGCTTTGAATTTAACATACAAGGTGTAGGTGGACATGCAGCGAAACCTGAACAAAGTAATGACCCAGTCATTGTATTAGGACAATTAATTAATAGTATTCAGTCAATTGTTAGTAGGAATATATCGGCATTTGATGAAGCGGTGGTAACCATTGGACAAGTAACTTCTGGTTCAACATGGAATGTCATTGCGGATCAAGCGTATGTTCAAGGAACAGTGAGAACTTTTGACGCTAATGTTAGAGATTTGATTGAACAAAGACTTCAAGATATTGCGCAAGGCTTAACAGCAATGTTTAACGCTACAGTAACATTGAATTATACAAAATTACCAGGTGCAGTTATTAATGACCAACAACTAACTGATACAGCTATTAAAGTAGCACAAGAAGTAGGTTATAACGTCAATGTTATGGAAGAACCATTGACAATAGGTGAAGATTTTTCAGGCTTTAGTCAACAAATTCCTGGTGTCTTTGCCTTTATCGGTTCAAATAGTAACTATGACTTACATCATCCTCAATATGACCCGGACGAAAAGATTTTGAAAAAAGTACCGTCTTACTTTGTCAATTTGGTTAAGCAATTACTTGCATAA
- the hutU gene encoding urocanate hydratase: MRKIQAKKGLDIECKGWEQEAVLRMLYNNLDPEVAERPEDLVVYGGIGKAARNWESFEAIERTLRDLEADETMLVQSGKPVAVFKTHDEAPRVLISNSVLVPEWANWDHFNDLDKKGLIMYGQMTAGSWIYIGSQGIVQGTYETFAELANQHFHSDLAGTITLTAGLGGMGGAQPLAITMNNGVAICVDVDESRIDKRIDTKYCDVKTHDLDEALRLAQQAKERGEGLSIAIVGNAVDVHQAILDKEFKVDVITDQTSAHDPLNGYVPQGYSVEEARDLRVNDPKKYVELSQASMAKHVELMLEFQKRGAVAFDYGNNIRQVAYNNGVKNAFDFPGFVPAYIRPLFCEGKGPFRFAALSGDPKDIERADEEMRKLFPENEKLLRWLDLAEEKIAYQGLPSRIAWLGYGERAKMGLALNRLVREGEISAPIVIGRDHLDSGSVASPNRETESMKDGSDAVGDWAVLNALINTAAGGSWISFHHGGGVGMGYSLHAGMVVVADGSEKADRRLERVLTTDPGMGVARHVDAGYDIAIQTAKDKGVKIPMIDEVGDK, from the coding sequence ATGAGAAAAATCCAAGCAAAAAAAGGTTTAGATATAGAGTGTAAAGGTTGGGAACAGGAAGCTGTACTGCGCATGCTTTATAATAATTTAGATCCAGAAGTTGCTGAGCGTCCTGAAGATTTAGTTGTTTACGGCGGTATTGGCAAAGCTGCGCGTAATTGGGAATCTTTTGAAGCTATTGAAAGAACGTTACGTGATTTAGAAGCTGATGAAACGATGTTAGTGCAATCAGGTAAACCTGTTGCTGTTTTTAAAACACATGATGAAGCACCACGTGTGCTAATTTCTAATTCAGTTCTAGTACCTGAATGGGCCAACTGGGATCATTTTAATGACTTAGATAAAAAAGGCTTAATTATGTATGGGCAAATGACGGCCGGTAGTTGGATTTACATTGGTTCTCAAGGTATCGTTCAGGGGACTTATGAAACCTTTGCAGAATTAGCAAACCAACATTTTCATAGTGATTTAGCAGGCACAATTACGTTAACTGCTGGGCTTGGTGGTATGGGCGGTGCACAACCACTTGCTATTACAATGAATAACGGTGTAGCAATTTGTGTTGATGTTGATGAATCAAGAATAGATAAACGAATCGACACGAAATATTGCGATGTAAAAACACATGATTTAGACGAAGCGTTAAGATTAGCACAACAAGCAAAAGAGCGAGGTGAAGGTTTGTCAATTGCTATAGTCGGTAACGCGGTAGATGTTCACCAAGCTATTTTAGATAAAGAGTTTAAAGTTGATGTCATTACAGATCAAACAAGTGCACATGATCCATTAAATGGCTATGTACCACAAGGATATTCAGTTGAAGAAGCACGTGATTTACGTGTTAATGATCCTAAAAAATATGTTGAACTTTCTCAAGCATCTATGGCTAAACATGTGGAGTTAATGCTAGAATTCCAAAAACGTGGTGCAGTAGCATTTGACTATGGCAATAATATTCGTCAAGTTGCTTATAATAATGGTGTTAAAAATGCCTTTGATTTCCCAGGATTTGTGCCAGCATATATTCGACCACTATTTTGTGAAGGTAAAGGACCATTCCGTTTCGCTGCATTAAGTGGTGATCCTAAAGATATTGAACGTGCTGATGAAGAAATGCGTAAATTATTCCCGGAAAATGAAAAATTATTACGCTGGTTAGACTTGGCTGAAGAAAAAATTGCTTATCAAGGGTTACCATCTCGTATCGCTTGGTTAGGTTATGGAGAAAGAGCCAAAATGGGCTTAGCACTAAATCGTTTAGTACGAGAAGGTGAAATTTCTGCACCTATCGTTATTGGACGTGATCATCTTGACTCTGGTTCTGTGGCAAGTCCAAACCGTGAAACAGAAAGTATGAAGGATGGCAGTGATGCAGTTGGAGATTGGGCAGTACTTAATGCTTTGATTAATACTGCAGCAGGTGGTTCTTGGATTTCTTTCCATCATGGTGGTGGTGTTGGCATGGGCTATTCCTTACATGCAGGTATGGTAGTTGTTGCTGATGGTTCTGAAAAAGCTGATCGTCGTTTAGAAAGAGTGTTAACTACAGACCCAGGTATGGGAGTAGCAAGACATGTTGATGCAGGCTATGATATTGCCATACAAACTGCTAAAGACAAAGGGGTTAAAATACCAATGATTGATGAAGTGGGTGATAAATAA
- a CDS encoding LysR family transcriptional regulator, which yields MKIIQLEYFLAIVKYNSFTKASQFLHISQPSLTATIKKMEADLGYDLFIRSTKDIKITEKGIQFYHYAKDLVHQYRSTMEKMYDLNVSTVPRIKVGALESTNQWLSQLIRKHHVDFPHQQYRLYEIHDKSRSIEELLNFNIHIALTNETINHDDIESVALYDESYILLAPKETFCHQDWVNVQNLPLILPNKNSQVRKHLDDYFNRSNVRPNIIVETDRFESAVSFVHLGLGYAIIPRFYYQSFNTDHLEYKKIRPNLGRTIYINYLKKRNHSTEVNNLIQQCKDYWLELVQF from the coding sequence ATGAAAATCATTCAGCTTGAATATTTTTTAGCGATTGTTAAATATAATAGTTTCACTAAAGCTTCTCAATTTCTTCATATTAGTCAGCCTTCGTTAACTGCTACGATTAAAAAGATGGAAGCAGATTTGGGTTATGATTTATTTATCCGTTCTACTAAAGATATTAAAATTACCGAAAAAGGCATACAATTTTATCATTATGCTAAAGACTTAGTGCATCAATACCGTTCCACTATGGAAAAAATGTACGATTTAAATGTATCAACTGTTCCTAGAATAAAAGTTGGTGCCTTAGAATCGACAAATCAATGGTTATCTCAATTAATTAGAAAACATCATGTCGATTTTCCGCATCAGCAATATCGTTTATATGAAATTCATGATAAATCACGTTCTATTGAAGAATTATTAAATTTCAATATACATATCGCACTGACAAACGAAACAATAAATCATGACGATATTGAATCAGTAGCATTATATGATGAGTCATATATTCTTTTGGCTCCAAAAGAAACATTTTGTCATCAAGATTGGGTAAATGTTCAAAACTTACCACTCATTTTACCTAATAAAAATTCTCAAGTTAGAAAACACCTTGACGATTATTTTAATAGAAGTAATGTTCGTCCAAATATCATTGTTGAAACAGATCGTTTTGAATCAGCTGTATCTTTTGTGCATCTTGGTCTAGGCTATGCTATTATTCCAAGATTCTATTATCAATCTTTTAATACGGATCATTTGGAATATAAAAAAATCCGCCCCAATTTAGGACGGACAATTTATATTAATTATTTAAAAAAACGCAACCATTCAACAGAAGTCAATAACCTCATCCAACAATGTAAAGACTATTGGTTAGAGCTTGTACAATTTTAA
- a CDS encoding ribose 5-phosphate isomerase A — MKDVNELKLMTLNDVLKEINKDMILGIGTGSTMELLLPEIAQLIKEQGYDITGVCTSNKIAYLAKELGIKISEVNDVDHVDLAIDGADEVDPALNIIKGGGGALFREKVIDEIADRFVVVVDESKIVNYLGETFRLPVEVDKFNWLQVVRKIESYGDIKVERRVTEDVAFITDNGNYILDCTLPQGIDAYEFHEFLIHITGVFETGYFLDMADKVIVGTQNGVNILTK, encoded by the coding sequence ATGAAAGATGTCAATGAACTTAAATTAATGACTTTAAATGATGTATTGAAAGAAATTAATAAGGACATGATTTTAGGTATTGGTACAGGTAGTACGATGGAATTATTATTACCTGAAATTGCTCAATTGATTAAGGAACAGGGTTATGACATTACCGGTGTATGTACGTCGAATAAAATTGCATATTTAGCTAAAGAATTAGGTATTAAAATATCAGAAGTAAATGATGTAGATCATGTTGATTTAGCTATTGATGGTGCTGATGAAGTAGATCCAGCTTTAAATATTATTAAAGGTGGTGGCGGAGCATTATTTAGAGAAAAAGTAATCGATGAAATTGCAGACCGCTTTGTTGTTGTTGTTGATGAATCTAAAATTGTTAATTATCTAGGTGAGACATTTAGATTGCCGGTAGAGGTAGATAAATTTAATTGGTTACAAGTAGTTCGTAAGATTGAATCATATGGTGATATTAAAGTTGAAAGACGTGTAACAGAAGATGTTGCTTTTATTACTGATAATGGTAATTATATTCTTGATTGTACATTACCACAAGGGATTGATGCTTATGAATTCCATGAGTTTTTAATTCATATTACAGGTGTATTTGAAACAGGATATTTCTTAGATATGGCTGATAAAGTAATTGTTGGAACACAAAATGGAGTTAATATCTTAACGAAATAG
- a CDS encoding CPBP family intramembrane glutamic endopeptidase produces MENNKISGFQWAMTIFVFFVITMALSIILRDYQATVGIKHFVFEITDIAPFVAAVICIVVFKHKKIQLAGLKFTIGLKVIERILLALILPLIIFMIGMYSFNTFADSFILLQASDLSVPITQILIGHIVMAFLVEFGFRSYLQNILETKMNTFFASIIIALMYSIFTANTTYGSQFAIYNFIYSFAFSMIISELIRATRGRTIYIATIFHASMTFGLVFLFSEELGDLFSMKVIALSTALVAVVFILLSLIIRFIVYMTTKRSLEEVEPNNYFDHVDDSDDENTSNQQENSNMQNNKTTDNTKEDISDNKSHDDYDKSTADNSLSDSHHEDLKSSAPYKDDRRSSTVTDAEEEIHDSNKHHNHHRR; encoded by the coding sequence ATGGAAAATAATAAAATTTCTGGATTCCAGTGGGCAATGACAATTTTTGTATTTTTTGTCATTACTATGGCTTTATCCATCATACTTAGAGATTACCAAGCTACTGTAGGCATTAAACACTTTGTTTTTGAAATTACTGATATTGCACCTTTTGTTGCAGCAGTTATTTGTATTGTCGTGTTCAAACATAAGAAAATACAACTTGCAGGTTTAAAATTCACGATTGGCTTAAAAGTCATTGAACGTATTCTTTTAGCCTTAATCTTACCGTTAATTATTTTTATGATTGGTATGTATAGCTTTAATACATTTGCGGATAGTTTTATCCTGTTACAAGCTTCTGATTTATCAGTACCAATCACACAAATTCTTATCGGACATATCGTTATGGCATTTTTAGTAGAATTTGGTTTCCGTTCTTATTTACAAAACATACTAGAAACAAAAATGAATACATTTTTCGCTAGTATTATTATCGCTTTAATGTATTCAATATTTACGGCAAACACTACTTACGGATCACAATTTGCAATTTATAACTTTATCTATTCGTTCGCATTTTCAATGATTATTAGTGAATTAATCCGTGCAACACGCGGACGTACAATTTATATCGCTACAATTTTCCATGCTTCAATGACGTTTGGTTTAGTATTCTTATTTAGTGAAGAACTTGGCGATTTATTCTCTATGAAAGTGATTGCCTTATCAACAGCTCTTGTAGCAGTCGTGTTTATCTTATTAAGTTTAATTATTAGATTCATCGTCTATATGACTACGAAACGTAGTTTAGAGGAAGTTGAACCAAATAATTACTTTGATCATGTTGATGATAGTGACGATGAAAATACTAGTAATCAACAAGAAAATTCAAATATGCAAAATAATAAAACAACTGACAATACAAAGGAAGACATTAGTGACAATAAATCACATGATGATTACGACAAATCAACGGCAGATAATTCATTATCAGATAGTCATCACGAAGACCTTAAATCATCTGCACCATATAAGGATGATCGTCGTTCTTCAACCGTAACTGATGCTGAAGAAGAAATTCACGATAGTAACAAACATCACAATCATCACCGTCGTTAA
- the hutI gene encoding imidazolonepropionase: MNDLIITNIQELILPKSTDRPLKGQELDDLTIVENGTVVIKDGKIVYAGEHSDDFEAQEIIDASGKVVSPALVDAHTHLIFGGSREHEMSLKRQGKSYLEILEMGGGILSTVKATRETSEEDLFNKAEHDLLTMIKHGVLAVESKSGYGLDKDNELKQLKVSNRLANKYNLDMKHTFLGPHAVPKEAESNEAFLNDMIELLPEVKQYADFADIFCETGVFTIEESRRYMQKAKEAGFKVKIHADEIDPLGGLELAIDEGAISADHLVASSDKGKEKLRHSDTVAVLLPATTFYLDKNDYADARGMLENNGAIALATDYNPGSSVTNNLQLVMAIAALKLKLSPNEVWNAVTVNAAKAIDVDAGTINKGDKANIVIWDAPNHEYIPYHFGINHAEKVIKDGKVIVDNTLTLD; this comes from the coding sequence ATGAATGATTTAATCATTACTAATATACAAGAATTAATTTTACCTAAATCAACGGATAGACCGTTAAAAGGACAAGAATTAGATGACTTAACTATTGTTGAAAATGGTACGGTAGTCATTAAAGATGGCAAGATTGTATATGCTGGAGAGCATAGTGATGATTTTGAAGCTCAAGAAATCATCGATGCAAGTGGTAAAGTAGTATCACCAGCATTAGTAGATGCACATACACATTTAATATTTGGTGGTTCAAGAGAGCATGAAATGTCATTGAAACGTCAAGGTAAGTCTTATTTAGAAATTTTAGAAATGGGTGGAGGCATATTATCTACTGTCAAAGCTACACGTGAAACGTCAGAAGAAGATTTGTTTAACAAAGCGGAACATGATTTATTAACAATGATTAAACATGGTGTGCTTGCTGTAGAAAGTAAAAGTGGATACGGTTTAGATAAAGACAATGAATTAAAACAATTAAAAGTATCTAATCGATTAGCTAATAAATATAATTTAGATATGAAACATACTTTCTTAGGGCCACATGCAGTGCCAAAAGAAGCAGAGTCTAATGAAGCATTTTTAAATGACATGATTGAATTATTGCCAGAAGTGAAACAATATGCAGATTTTGCAGATATCTTTTGTGAAACAGGTGTCTTCACTATAGAAGAGTCACGACGTTACATGCAAAAAGCAAAAGAAGCAGGATTTAAGGTGAAGATTCATGCAGATGAAATTGATCCATTAGGAGGACTTGAATTAGCTATTGATGAAGGTGCGATTTCTGCTGATCATCTTGTGGCTTCAAGTGATAAAGGTAAAGAAAAGTTACGCCATAGTGACACGGTTGCAGTATTATTACCGGCAACAACATTCTACCTAGATAAAAATGATTATGCTGACGCTCGTGGAATGTTAGAGAATAATGGTGCGATTGCGCTTGCCACAGATTATAACCCGGGAAGTAGTGTAACCAATAACTTACAACTGGTTATGGCTATTGCAGCGTTAAAATTAAAATTATCTCCAAATGAAGTTTGGAATGCCGTCACTGTCAACGCTGCTAAGGCTATCGATGTTGATGCGGGTACTATTAATAAAGGTGATAAGGCGAATATTGTTATTTGGGATGCGCCAAACCATGAATATATTCCTTATCATTTTGGCATTAACCATGCTGAAAAAGTAATCAAAGATGGTAAAGTCATTGTCGATAATACTTTAACACTAGACTGA
- a CDS encoding SDR family oxidoreductase, which produces MGAQDPRNKFKTSDYDKQEQPVPGLQSEMTPAPDCGETSYIGHGRLQDYKILVTGGDSAIGRAAAIAYAKEGADVAINYLPSEEQDAQEVKEVIEQAGRQAVLIPGDIRDEQFNYDLVEQAYKTLGGLDNVTLVAGHQQYHDDIQGFDTKSFAETFETNVYPIFWTVQKALQYLQPGASITTTSSVQGYNPSPILHDYAASKAAIISLTKSLSEELGPKGIRVNCVAPGPFWSPLQISGGQPQSKIPTFGQNTPLGRAGQPVELSGTYVLLAAEESSYTTGQVFGVTGGIQID; this is translated from the coding sequence ATGGGAGCACAAGATCCTAGAAATAAATTTAAAACATCAGATTATGATAAACAAGAACAACCTGTGCCTGGCTTACAAAGTGAAATGACACCAGCGCCAGACTGTGGTGAAACTTCATATATAGGGCATGGACGTTTACAAGATTATAAAATATTAGTAACGGGTGGAGATTCAGCGATAGGTCGTGCTGCTGCGATTGCTTACGCTAAAGAAGGTGCTGATGTTGCGATTAACTATCTACCAAGTGAAGAGCAAGATGCCCAAGAAGTTAAAGAAGTGATTGAACAAGCAGGCCGTCAAGCAGTGTTAATCCCTGGTGATATTCGTGATGAACAATTTAATTACGACCTTGTTGAACAAGCATATAAAACGTTAGGTGGCTTAGATAATGTAACGTTAGTGGCTGGTCATCAACAATATCATGATGATATTCAAGGTTTTGATACTAAATCATTTGCTGAAACATTTGAAACGAATGTTTATCCAATCTTCTGGACAGTTCAAAAAGCCTTACAATACCTACAACCAGGTGCATCAATTACAACAACATCATCTGTTCAAGGATATAATCCAAGTCCAATATTACATGATTATGCCGCTTCCAAAGCAGCAATCATTTCATTAACAAAAAGTTTATCTGAAGAATTAGGTCCTAAAGGCATACGCGTCAATTGTGTTGCCCCAGGTCCATTTTGGTCACCACTACAAATTAGTGGCGGACAACCACAAAGTAAAATCCCTACTTTTGGACAGAACACACCTCTAGGTAGAGCAGGTCAACCTGTTGAACTATCAGGTACGTATGTTCTACTTGCAGCAGAAGAATCAAGTTATACTACTGGACAAGTATTTGGTGTAACTGGTGGTATTCAAATAGATTAA
- a CDS encoding SulP family inorganic anion transporter, with protein MTDKNRPSYLDEWKGQYSQNILAGILLALALLPVAIAFSFIVHINPAIGLMTCGLMMFMMSFIGHRLAMVSGPSSGISIVAAPLVAQHGISYLFLATLVMGLILIIFGLCHIDKVLTRIPNTVVMGFMNALGLLLLTTQIKYIFGISVATYIVAIIACLIIIIASKTVRLIPAPLIAIIIVTFLTWLIHPNIQYVYDLANITMTLPHLHIPYGIFTWSTMNIALVYGATMAVISVIQTNLTTQMMNDLTQQYSNKDREVLSQGIANTIMSLLGGYGSSGLVGQSKFFYRMGATTRVATLSTGIFLLLCVIVLGPIVGHIPMVVLAVVLVSVSLNTFDRRTWSHIKEAPFKRGSLMLITMALILVTNNLAIGVIVGTFIYYIGRWVVRLKER; from the coding sequence GTGACGGATAAAAATAGACCAAGTTACCTTGATGAATGGAAAGGTCAATATAGTCAAAATATTTTAGCGGGAATATTATTAGCATTGGCATTATTACCAGTGGCCATTGCATTTTCGTTTATTGTTCATATTAATCCAGCAATTGGTTTGATGACGTGTGGCTTAATGATGTTTATGATGAGTTTTATAGGTCATCGTTTAGCTATGGTTTCAGGACCAAGTAGTGGTATATCTATTGTTGCAGCACCTTTAGTTGCACAACATGGTATATCTTATTTATTTTTAGCAACTTTAGTAATGGGGCTTATACTTATTATATTTGGTTTATGTCATATTGATAAAGTACTAACGCGTATACCGAATACAGTTGTTATGGGATTTATGAATGCATTAGGGTTACTGTTATTAACTACACAAATTAAGTATATCTTCGGTATCTCAGTTGCTACTTATATTGTTGCAATCATAGCATGTCTCATTATTATTATTGCATCGAAAACGGTTCGCTTGATTCCTGCACCACTCATTGCCATTATCATAGTTACGTTTTTGACGTGGTTGATACATCCAAATATACAGTACGTTTATGATCTTGCTAACATTACAATGACCCTACCTCATCTACATATCCCCTATGGCATATTCACTTGGTCTACAATGAACATCGCACTAGTGTATGGTGCAACAATGGCAGTCATTTCAGTAATACAAACTAATCTAACAACACAAATGATGAATGATTTAACACAACAATATAGTAATAAAGATAGAGAAGTATTGAGTCAAGGTATTGCAAATACAATAATGTCTTTATTAGGAGGCTATGGTTCTAGCGGTCTCGTAGGTCAATCTAAATTTTTTTATAGAATGGGAGCAACGACTAGAGTAGCGACGCTATCAACAGGAATATTTTTATTATTATGTGTCATTGTATTAGGACCGATTGTTGGACATATTCCAATGGTTGTTTTAGCAGTTGTACTTGTATCAGTATCATTAAATACGTTTGATAGAAGAACATGGTCACATATTAAAGAAGCACCTTTTAAACGCGGAAGCTTAATGTTAATCACGATGGCTTTAATTTTAGTAACTAATAATTTAGCAATTGGTGTGATTGTTGGTACGTTTATTTATTATATTGGCCGATGGGTAGTACGATTAAAGGAGAGATAA
- a CDS encoding aldose epimerase family protein yields the protein MIVEVEHQRHGVDLIKIDNDETKIIFTNYGAGIVSWKYHDNNTVLGNVVEADEFYFDNPFKFGASIGRYSGRIKDTTFKLNEQQYKLEQNDQPHHIHGGKQGLDSKLFDYEIFNEIGQIRVVFTTTLQSQEDNFPGDLEVKITHTYDADHQWSIDYEAVATEDTLFNPTNHVYFNLNRDNNVVDNHRLYSEHLNMHLLDDQNIVTDEVVELHDIFSDNKIKLSDIFTSEHPQLQQQMAQYGGLDHPFTVGNDKLFVENHEFSLEVETDMPNIVMFTFNQPEAWQSDFNIYKAHSGFTLEAQFMPNDINIDGDKALSILRAGEPFHSKTSYRIHEYAVTGNDN from the coding sequence ATGATAGTTGAAGTTGAGCACCAAAGACATGGTGTAGATTTAATTAAGATTGATAATGATGAGACTAAAATTATTTTTACAAATTATGGAGCTGGCATCGTATCTTGGAAGTATCACGATAATAATACTGTCTTAGGTAATGTTGTTGAAGCGGATGAATTTTACTTTGATAATCCATTTAAATTTGGAGCATCAATTGGGAGATATAGCGGTAGAATTAAAGATACTACTTTTAAACTTAATGAACAACAGTATAAATTAGAGCAAAATGATCAGCCCCATCATATACATGGTGGTAAACAGGGATTGGATTCTAAATTGTTCGATTATGAAATTTTTAATGAAATTGGTCAAATTAGAGTAGTATTTACAACTACATTACAATCACAAGAAGACAATTTCCCAGGTGATCTTGAAGTGAAGATTACGCATACTTATGATGCAGATCATCAATGGTCAATAGATTATGAAGCAGTAGCTACAGAAGATACTTTGTTTAATCCAACCAATCATGTCTACTTTAATTTAAATAGAGATAATAATGTCGTTGATAATCATCGACTTTATAGTGAACATTTGAATATGCACTTACTAGATGATCAAAATATTGTTACTGATGAAGTAGTGGAGTTACATGATATTTTTAGCGACAACAAAATTAAACTTAGTGATATATTTACAAGTGAACATCCTCAGCTTCAACAACAAATGGCACAATACGGTGGATTAGACCATCCATTTACAGTAGGGAACGACAAACTTTTTGTCGAGAATCATGAATTTTCTCTAGAGGTGGAAACTGATATGCCGAATATCGTTATGTTTACTTTTAACCAACCTGAAGCATGGCAAAGTGATTTCAATATTTATAAAGCACATTCTGGTTTTACCCTTGAAGCACAATTTATGCCAAATGATATTAATATTGATGGTGATAAAGCCTTATCAATATTAAGAGCTGGTGAACCATTCCATTCTAAAACAAGTTATCGTATACATGAATACGCAGTTACAGGTAATGATAATTAA